In the Acetobacterium sp. KB-1 genome, AATCGGACCGATGATACTTGTAACGCCCTGATCGACCAGCTTTTGGGCCGCCTGCTTAGCCTGTTCGTTATCACTGCCGGTGTCTTCCACCACCAGCGCTAATTCCAGATCCGATCCCACCGATGCTGCATAGGTATTGAAACGTGTGATAGCCTGATCCAGAATCATCTGAATATCTTCACCGTTTTCCGAGCGGTTACCCGTCAATGGCAGCAATGCCCCAACCTGAACCTTGCCTCCATCGGCGGCCACTTTCCAGTCAATGGTTTGAATAATCGGCTCACCTTTTCCCAGATCGACAATATGTCCCTTACAGTTCCAGCTATAGCTATCACCATCTTTAATGCAGATATAGCGCAAGTATTTAGAGCCGCGGGTATCCCCGTTTTCATCCATGGTATTAAAGGAACCAAAGGCATTTCTAAAATTGCCCGCAGCCCTAACCAGATTAGCTTTCAGGGTATCAAAATCGCTCACCTCATCCAGTTCCGGCGCCTGAGCGTAGGTATCTGCCAGCAACCACAGGGCGTCCCAGGTGGTGATGGCATAGGGAGAATAATCAGTGGCACCATTGAGCAATTCGCTGATTATCGGCATTGCATCCAGAGAAACCCCCTTATCTCCAAGGGTCAACCCTTCCATCCCGGTTTTTTCCAGGAAGGCAGCTACCTGAAGATCCGTTAAAATTGCTGGATTACCGATGATATCAGCGCTGGCGAACCATTTCATAGCCGACAGCTGATCATCAGTCATTACCTTTTTAATGAGATCTGCGCCAGTCTGACTGGGGGCAATTATCACCACGGCGGTATTGGTCGCATCCGCACCAGCTGCCAGTGATTTCACGCTTTCCGCTACACTGGCAAGATCTGGATTTTCAGCGGCTATGGCAACCGTTCCGATCACATCCATCCCCTGAGCCGGGGCCATTTGCTGGAGATAGGTATCATATCCCCGGCCATAGGTATCATCCACAAAAACGGTGATGAGATGTTTCTTTTTGTAAACCGTATTCATAATCCGGGTCAAACCATCAACCTGACTGGCATCGGTACCCACCATTCGAAAGAAAGTGTCCGGCTGAGATAATTCGGTAGCAGTTGCCGATGGACTTAGCAACAGCATCTTGTTGTCTTTGGCATACTGTACTACCGCCAGGGCCTCGTCACTGATCATTGGTCCGATCACCGTGGTAATTCCCGCTGCCTTTAGTGCTTCCAATTCACTTAAGGCCTTATCCGGGTTACTCTGGGTATCCCGAATCTCCAGTACCATCTGCATCCCACGGTCAGCCAGATAATCATTGACAAATGGCAGCGCCGCATCTAACGCTGTTTCGCCAGCCGTTCCGGTGGCCTTCCAGGTCCCCGTAATCGGCAACAAGACCCCAATTTCAACCGTTCTCTTAGCCTGAACCGATGCTGCTGGCATCATAAAAAAACTAACTCCCAGTGCCAATGCCAAGACAAGGGTTAAAGTAATAATAGACTTTTTCATTTTTCCTCCTTTAAACTGATATTTTCGATTCCTGACTAATTATTTTAAATGTATTACAATCAGTATACGCTCTTATTTTTCGTTTAGCAATCACTTGTTTTATTTCATTTATACTTGCGCAATTTGAATCATTGATGAATACTCTTCACTGCAAATAAAAACAGCACCAGGACTCTGGTTTAAAGTCCCGGTGCCGTTTGCTAAAAATGATTGTCAATCAGTAAATTTGCCCGTTTTAAAAAAGCGTCAATTACTTCAAGTTCTTCCCTCGCCAGTCCATCAAGGTAGGAAAAAAGTGGACTGTCATAATGATTATGATACTTTTGATGCGCCCGATAAGCATCTTTTCCTTTCTCTGTCAGATAAAGCCGCATCCTCTTTTTATCCGTTTCATCAATTGCCTTATAGACGACATTCTTCGCTTCCAGCTTTTTAATGGTTTTGGAAACCACCGCTCGGGTAATATTAAAGTTTCTCGCCATCTCCGATACAAAGATTCCCGGAAAATCGCCGATCATCTTGATCATATGAATTTCCCCGCGATAAAAAACCAGATCACCTCCAAAGTCAAGAACGTTAGTCTTTCCATTGGCAATCTTTTCAACCATTTTTATATATTCACTAATTACAGCATTTACATCTTCTTTCATGAATAAATTATAACCGATGGTTTGGCATAATTCAATTAGTTGACGACATAATTTCCTTTTCACCTTTAATCAGGGCCCAGTGCCTAAAGAGTTTATCACCACATAATTCCGGTAATTCAGTAATGCTGATCTGCTGATACCCAGTCGTTTTCAGCGTTTGCGCAAACTGTACTGAATTGGCATTACGCAGTGGTAACAGCTTTTCAATCGCTTCGGTATAATGACTTGGCATCCTTTCTTTTGTATCTTCTGGACAAAAACACAAAATCCTGCCACCTGGTTTTAAAACCCGCCACCACTCCCTCAGGGTTTCTTCCGGCGTGAAAACCGTCCACATAATCAGACGATTAACGATCACGTCAATACTATCATTCTCAAAAGGAAGCTCATTCCAGTCTCCCTGAATAAAGTCAATGTCCAGGTTAGTTTCATTAGCAATTTCTTTTGCCTGTGCCACCATTTTTTCCGCAAAATCAATACCCACACTACGATAACCCGCCTCTGCTGCTAAATGCGCCAAAAAACCAGTGCCGGTTCCCATATCCAAAACTCTCTGGTTTTTATCTTTACCAATATGTTCCACCAGAATTTGTTTCCAAATATCGCGATCTTCGCGCTGATTATGTTTTTTATCATAATGTTTTGCATGCTGATTCCAGACCGTTTTTATTTCTTCATCAAAAGTAGCCATTTTTTTCCTCTTTCATTAATTCTCTAATCCACTACCGTAAAGGCTTTTTTCTGGTTGTTCAGCCCCGGAATGGTATAAATTTTTGCATTTACTTCAAAATAGTCTTTGATATTTGCTTCAGTAATCATTTCGTGACTCGGTCCAAATCCATACTGACCTTTTCCCAGCAGCAAGGTATCATCTGAAATCCGTAAGGCGTGTTCAGGATAATGGGTATTGATGATACAGGAGATCCCCTGTTCGTCTTTGAGCCGCTGGATCAGTTTTAAAACCAAAAACTGGTTTTTGAAATCGAGATGGGATTCCGGCTCATCCATAATCAGAATTTTCGGTTCGTTAGCCAATGCTCTGGCAATATAAACCAGTTGTAATTGTCCCCCACTTAATTGAGAACAAAGTTGATCTTTGAAATCGATGATGCCGACTATGGACAACGCCTCCAGTACCTTTTCCCGGTCCAGCTTTGAAGGCATCCCAAAGATCGACACATGACGGCTTCGTCCCATGGTGACCATATCAAAAACCGAAAAAGCGAAAACAGTTTTATGCGCCTGAGGAACATAGCCAATCCCATCACGATCCAGCATTGAGGTAAACACCTGGCCATCAACCCGGGTTTCGCCTTCCTGCCACTTGAGCAGGCCCATCATGCATTTCAGCAAGGTAGTTTTGCCAATCCCATTTTGCCCCAGGATAGTCATAATCCGCCCTTGTGCAAGTTCAAAACTAATTTGCGAAAGCACCTTATTTTCCGGATGATAGCCATAGCTACCCTTAATTACTGCCAGTTGCATCTCAACACCCCTCTGTTTTCTTGTAAACCAGCGCGAAAAAAGGCGCTCCGATAATGGCTGTCAGAATTCCAATGGGGATTTCAGAGGGGGTTAAAACCCGGGCAATAAAATCCACTGTCAATAAAAATACCGCGCCACATAAACAGGATGCCGGCATCAGATATTTATGGTCTGAGCCAACAATCATTCTGCACAAATTTGGAATAATCAGGCCTACCCAACCGACGATGCCCGCTACCACCACCGACGATGCCGTAATAATGGTAGCCGCGGCAATAATGATCATACGTGTTTTTCCGGGGTTGATCCCCAAGGTTTTGGCTTCTTCATCCCCCAATGTTAAAACGTTTATCCGCCATCGAACAGCGATTAATACCCCAATGCCAACCAAAATCGGTACAATGATTTTACCAAGGTCTTCAAAGGTCGTGTTTGAAAAGCTTCCCATTAGCCAGAAGGTAATCGCCGGCAACTGAGAATCGGTATCAGCCACAAATTTGACCAGCGAAATCAGGGCGTTAAACACGGCCGAAACAATGATCCCGGATAAGACCAGCGCTAAAATTGAGGATTCGTTTTTTAACCGCGAAAGAAGTAGGCTTACTACTACACTTAAAAGCCCAAAAGCAAAAGCCATCGCAGCCGTAACCCCGGTGGTAACCCCATTAGTCCAAAGAATTCCCAGGGCGGCACCAAAACCGGCCCCGGCACTAACCCCCAATACATCAGGGCTGACCAGAGGATTATGAAAACAGCCCTGAAAAGCCGCCCCGCTGACAGACAAACCAGCGCCCACCAGAATAACTATAAAAAGCCGCGGTAGCCGAATGTCAAGTACTACCGTTTTATCAACACTATCAAGAGGACTGCCTAACAGTCCGGACCAGAGCAGCTTTAAAACATGCTCCGGCTCGACATAATACCGACCTAAAAATAGTGAAGCAAAAGAAAAAACGATTAGTAACCCCAAAAGCAATACTATAAATGTGTTATTCCTGGTGATTGGTTTCATTGAAATCTTACTTACCGCTACCAGGAATCAAGATAGACTGGATCATTTCGTCACTGAGTTTAATTTCATAACGGCGCTCATAAAACTCCTTCAGAATCGTTTGATATTCATTGTCTGACAGTTTTTCGGGAAAGTTTTTGCTGACCAGCCATTGAATCATCAGCGGTGAGTCAGCACAAGGAGTACCCCAGTTCATAATCCCCACCGGAGTATTATAGATTTTACCGTCTTTGAAAGCCTGAATCTGAGACCAGTCCTGGCCGGCAATCGAACCTGATAAATACTGATCTGCCGGTAATCCCCGAAAAACATAGACAATATCAGGGTTCCAGGCTAGCAGTTGTTCCATGGTTACTTCAATGTTTTCACCGCTTAGCTCAGCCGCAGCATTAACCAATCCACTTTTCACTAACCAGTCATCCCCATAAGTACCGGCACCACGAACAGTAATCTTATCTCCGGTGTTACTCATAATCATCAGACCTTTTTGTTTTTCGACACTGCCGATTTCAGCAAGAATGGTATCGACCTTTTTATTGGCGATATCCCATTCCTGTTGTAGCGAATTGTCATCTTCCAAACCAAAAATTTCCCGCATCAACTGATCAATCTGGACCGACCAGTCTTCGTTAACCTGATTCTTTATAAAAAAGTCCACCACGGGGACCTGAATCGTCTCCAGACCTTTTTTTTGGGTATCTCCATAGACTAAAATAATATCCGGATCAAGCTTTAGAAGTTCTTCGGCATTAGATTCATAGGCAGATGATACAAAGGTCGTGTTGATTTCTTTATTATTGGGAACAAAGTAATCCAATAAAACTTTATTCATTTCGGTCAGCGCGATCGCACTGACACCAACGATATTGTCGGTACTCAATCCGTTGCTGACATAGGTGGATAACAGCGGTGGCGCAATGATCACCACATTTTTGATTTCTGCCACGGCTGGCAGGGTGACTGTTTTTCCAGCCAGATCGGTAATCGTTCGCTCTGATTTTGAAGCCTCACTGGTTTCATCTTTTTTTGTTTCGCCACAGCCCGCTAACAGACTGACCATCAGCAAACACATACTGATAATTAAGACACGTTTTAATCTGTTTTTCATTCTTCCTGTCTCCTTTAAGATTTAATCAATTTATTTAGTTAGTTTGTTCAGCAGATAGGCCGCTCCACGAAAACCCATTAAACCCGGCTGATCTTCAGTGAACCCGGCAATTTTGGGATGGGCAACCTGAATCCGATCCACGCTCGGCAGGTCTCTGATTTGCAACCCATCTGCCAGAACCAGAACGTCCTGATGACTTCTGAGTTTTTCATAGGCCGACTGACTGATCACCGACAACTCGGTGGAACGGGAGCACCAACTGCTCTTTAGAAAATATACTTCAAGATTCAGCTCGTCTTTAAAAAACTCAGCTAAACCCCGGACGCTATCTTCATGGCCACAAAGTACGATGGTTTTTCCCGAATTCTTTTGAATGACCTGTTCCTTGGCTATTTTCAGTGCTGTTACGGCCTGATGAACGGCGGCATAATCGGCCTTCTGGTTAATAACACGTTCAATCTTCTGCAGCCAGGCCCGGGTTCCTACCAACCCGTAAGGCCGGCCATCAACATAGGGAATCTCGAACCGCTGCTGCAGATCTTGTGCGAGCGCCAGTCCCTCCTGCCGGAGCACCAGATTTACCACCGCCTGCCCGATATTTCTGCAACTGGCGACACTGGTGTTTCCGGAAAGGTTGCAATTAAGTTCCATAGCAAAACACTTTGCCATCATGTCTTTAATTTCAGCGGCTTCGGCCAGATGATTGTATTCATCGGCACAGCAGCCGATGATGTTAAACCGATTCTTTTTAGGCCGATTTTTAATGGCTATCTGACCCAGTAAACGCAATGCCGTTTCAATCCCCACGGTCCAGTCGTTTTTCAGACCACCTCCTTTAATTGTTATCAGTTTGGCGTCAATGTGCGGTTTGATTTCATGGCAGATGCCATCAAGATCCACCCCGATCACCGCGGCCACTGATGAATCCAGAACCACAATCACTTCGGGGTGAAGGCGCTGATCAATTTCCATCAAGACCTGATTGAGCCGGTCATAGTTACCAAACACCACGACATCCTCATCCATTGTGGTGGTGTAAAAGCTGGCCTGCGCCGCATTCCCGAATTCTTTTAACGATTCCAGCAAATAGCGGGTCGTGCCCTCCGGCCCGAACTCCACAATCACCAGCTCCCTGACGCCGCTGAGGGCCCACAGCAAACCCATCCGTTCCGATGGGACGGGATAATTGTTAGAAAGATACATCCGGTGCACCTCCCGCTAAAACTGATTTGACCGCCGCCAGTGCCCAGGTGATCGCTTCATAGCCAATTTTTCCCGGTGGCACGAGTCGTTCCAGGTGCAAGATTCCCAATTGTTTTAAATAATCCACCGGTCCAAAACCAATGTATAAATCCGGTAAAAGTTCCGGCATCAGACTGACTGCCGCATTGGGATTGGCTACGTAATTCACATAGGGATCCCAACCCTGATCGAGAATCCGATCAATCTGCTCCTGACTGTTATCCGTGAGCCGATAGGCGTTAATCAGCAGTGGCACCATTCCCAGGGAGGTCAGAAATGCCGCCGCTTCAAAGGCATCCGGCGGCCGACCACCATTGACAAAGCTTTTTCCGGCCAGCACCTGCCGCGCCTCTTGCAGCTGCGAAACGGCGTTTTGATGAGCTTTTTCAATTATTTTTTGAATCGAGATACCCAAATGTCCTGCCAGCTGCTGGTAACCTGATCGGATCTTATCCAGCTCAAAAGAGGGTTCAAAGAAAACGTAGGGAGTGCCAAACTGGTCTTCCAAGGCCATTGCCAGTTCCCGACCGACCTCGCTGGTGACGATATTCAGGGCCGCCGCCGGGGCGCTCTGAAGGGCTTCAATGTTACAGGGTTCCGGAATGATCAGATGAAGCGTAATCCCGTTTTGCGTAAGCAGTCCCAGCAGTTCCGAATCCTTCAGAGAGCCTTCGATTCCGGCATGAAAATTTCGTCCCAACAGATTAACCGTTCCCGGTTTGACCGTTTGCGGTTTCATCAGCCGGACCATTGCTTTCATGGTCTGGGACACCGCCACCCCAAATTCATTGCAGTTTCGGTCATAATGGGCCACATGAATGGGCAGAATCGGAATGCCACATTCCTTTTCGGCGGCTTGACTAATGGCTTCCAGATCTTCACCGATAATTTCAGGAATGCAGGTGCTGACTAAAAAAATACAACGGATCCGGGGATCTTTGGCGATCTGCAGCAAGGCTGTCAGGATGCCATCGCGACTGCCAAAAATAATATCGGTGTCTTCAAAGACACCGGCAAAAAACCGCTCGTAGCCCGGTTCTTCACTGTGGTAGATGCAGCTGTTTCGGGCATACCAGGTGCATTCAGCCGTTCCGACGACCAGGACAGCCGCTTCTCTGATCAGCGGCGCTGCTACGGCCACCCCGAAGGTTGGACAAAAAACCCCACATGAAATAGCCACCGACGCCCCATAAATATCCTTATTATGGTTAATTTCTGACAGTCTGTTTAAACGCATGCTGCTGCCCTCCCGGCGGTTTTTTCACAGTCAAACAATTTATCCGCCAGCGCCGCATAGGATCGCGCCTGAGGGCTTTCCGGAAAGGCCTCAATCACGGTTTGATGTAAGGCTTCGGCCTGTTGCACCAGTGGATCGCGTTCAATCGTGTGGAGAATTGCGGTGTCAATTTCCCGGGCGGACTGAGCAACAATAGCCGCTTCATTGACAATCCCCTTCTTATTGAGGATCAGCCCCTTCAGACTGGCATATCCCCGGGAACCAAAAGATCGCACCGCAGCAGCAATATTATCGGCGGCATAAAGCGACATGCTTTCTCCCGAAGTCACAATGCAAACGCTGTCGGCATAGCCATTACGGATCGGCATGGCAAAACCGCCACAGACCACATCTCCCAACACATCGTAAATGACGACATCCGGGTTATAAACATCATTGGCTTTCAATTCAGCCAGTTTTTCAAAGGCCGCAATAATTCCCCGACCGGCACAGCCGATTCCAGGTTTTGGTCCACCAGCTTCGACACAGAGGACCCCGCCACTGCCAGTAAATACAAGATCAGAAAGTCTCGTAGCTATATCCTTATCCCGAATCACTTCCAGCACTGTCG is a window encoding:
- a CDS encoding ABC transporter substrate-binding protein; this translates as MKKSIITLTLVLALALGVSFFMMPAASVQAKRTVEIGVLLPITGTWKATGTAGETALDAALPFVNDYLADRGMQMVLEIRDTQSNPDKALSELEALKAAGITTVIGPMISDEALAVVQYAKDNKMLLLSPSATATELSQPDTFFRMVGTDASQVDGLTRIMNTVYKKKHLITVFVDDTYGRGYDTYLQQMAPAQGMDVIGTVAIAAENPDLASVAESVKSLAAGADATNTAVVIIAPSQTGADLIKKVMTDDQLSAMKWFASADIIGNPAILTDLQVAAFLEKTGMEGLTLGDKGVSLDAMPIISELLNGATDYSPYAITTWDALWLLADTYAQAPELDEVSDFDTLKANLVRAAGNFRNAFGSFNTMDENGDTRGSKYLRYICIKDGDSYSWNCKGHIVDLGKGEPIIQTIDWKVAADGGKVQVGALLPLTGNRSENGEDIQMILDQAITRFNTYAASVGSDLELALVVEDTGSDNEQAKQAAQKLVDQGVTSIIGPINSTELEAVKPIIDAAGIVAISPLSSSASLSVTDRIYRLVLNDSIEAKALSGLLKQDSIDKLVIIHADDSYGTDMVELMKQAFVGDVMAVAYDPASDDYSATLAQAEAAVETGDAARTAVLTVSYAEIVDLFGRIGDASPLLQVKWYGTDSSALSKAVLADQTAAQNAASVDYTTIDFSPYGDKFDPLYYVINSKLKTDEPLKESLISSFDGIWLLGCAYLSEGTAATPETINTYVDNNGFRGVGGVLRLDKNGDRQIGYYKFYHLIPDEAGYLWENNGIYSQDILKPGVMERW
- a CDS encoding MarR family winged helix-turn-helix transcriptional regulator, whose translation is MKEDVNAVISEYIKMVEKIANGKTNVLDFGGDLVFYRGEIHMIKMIGDFPGIFVSEMARNFNITRAVVSKTIKKLEAKNVVYKAIDETDKKRMRLYLTEKGKDAYRAHQKYHNHYDSPLFSYLDGLAREELEVIDAFLKRANLLIDNHF
- a CDS encoding class I SAM-dependent methyltransferase; its protein translation is MATFDEEIKTVWNQHAKHYDKKHNQREDRDIWKQILVEHIGKDKNQRVLDMGTGTGFLAHLAAEAGYRSVGIDFAEKMVAQAKEIANETNLDIDFIQGDWNELPFENDSIDVIVNRLIMWTVFTPEETLREWWRVLKPGGRILCFCPEDTKERMPSHYTEAIEKLLPLRNANSVQFAQTLKTTGYQQISITELPELCGDKLFRHWALIKGEKEIMSSTN
- a CDS encoding ABC transporter ATP-binding protein, which encodes MQLAVIKGSYGYHPENKVLSQISFELAQGRIMTILGQNGIGKTTLLKCMMGLLKWQEGETRVDGQVFTSMLDRDGIGYVPQAHKTVFAFSVFDMVTMGRSRHVSIFGMPSKLDREKVLEALSIVGIIDFKDQLCSQLSGGQLQLVYIARALANEPKILIMDEPESHLDFKNQFLVLKLIQRLKDEQGISCIINTHYPEHALRISDDTLLLGKGQYGFGPSHEMITEANIKDYFEVNAKIYTIPGLNNQKKAFTVVD
- a CDS encoding iron ABC transporter permease, coding for MKPITRNNTFIVLLLGLLIVFSFASLFLGRYYVEPEHVLKLLWSGLLGSPLDSVDKTVVLDIRLPRLFIVILVGAGLSVSGAAFQGCFHNPLVSPDVLGVSAGAGFGAALGILWTNGVTTGVTAAMAFAFGLLSVVVSLLLSRLKNESSILALVLSGIIVSAVFNALISLVKFVADTDSQLPAITFWLMGSFSNTTFEDLGKIIVPILVGIGVLIAVRWRINVLTLGDEEAKTLGINPGKTRMIIIAAATIITASSVVVAGIVGWVGLIIPNLCRMIVGSDHKYLMPASCLCGAVFLLTVDFIARVLTPSEIPIGILTAIIGAPFFALVYKKTEGC
- a CDS encoding ABC transporter substrate-binding protein, producing the protein MKNRLKRVLIISMCLLMVSLLAGCGETKKDETSEASKSERTITDLAGKTVTLPAVAEIKNVVIIAPPLLSTYVSNGLSTDNIVGVSAIALTEMNKVLLDYFVPNNKEINTTFVSSAYESNAEELLKLDPDIILVYGDTQKKGLETIQVPVVDFFIKNQVNEDWSVQIDQLMREIFGLEDDNSLQQEWDIANKKVDTILAEIGSVEKQKGLMIMSNTGDKITVRGAGTYGDDWLVKSGLVNAAAELSGENIEVTMEQLLAWNPDIVYVFRGLPADQYLSGSIAGQDWSQIQAFKDGKIYNTPVGIMNWGTPCADSPLMIQWLVSKNFPEKLSDNEYQTILKEFYERRYEIKLSDEMIQSILIPGSGK
- a CDS encoding nitrogenase component 1: MYLSNNYPVPSERMGLLWALSGVRELVIVEFGPEGTTRYLLESLKEFGNAAQASFYTTTMDEDVVVFGNYDRLNQVLMEIDQRLHPEVIVVLDSSVAAVIGVDLDGICHEIKPHIDAKLITIKGGGLKNDWTVGIETALRLLGQIAIKNRPKKNRFNIIGCCADEYNHLAEAAEIKDMMAKCFAMELNCNLSGNTSVASCRNIGQAVVNLVLRQEGLALAQDLQQRFEIPYVDGRPYGLVGTRAWLQKIERVINQKADYAAVHQAVTALKIAKEQVIQKNSGKTIVLCGHEDSVRGLAEFFKDELNLEVYFLKSSWCSRSTELSVISQSAYEKLRSHQDVLVLADGLQIRDLPSVDRIQVAHPKIAGFTEDQPGLMGFRGAAYLLNKLTK
- a CDS encoding nitrogenase component 1 gives rise to the protein MRLNRLSEINHNKDIYGASVAISCGVFCPTFGVAVAAPLIREAAVLVVGTAECTWYARNSCIYHSEEPGYERFFAGVFEDTDIIFGSRDGILTALLQIAKDPRIRCIFLVSTCIPEIIGEDLEAISQAAEKECGIPILPIHVAHYDRNCNEFGVAVSQTMKAMVRLMKPQTVKPGTVNLLGRNFHAGIEGSLKDSELLGLLTQNGITLHLIIPEPCNIEALQSAPAAALNIVTSEVGRELAMALEDQFGTPYVFFEPSFELDKIRSGYQQLAGHLGISIQKIIEKAHQNAVSQLQEARQVLAGKSFVNGGRPPDAFEAAAFLTSLGMVPLLINAYRLTDNSQEQIDRILDQGWDPYVNYVANPNAAVSLMPELLPDLYIGFGPVDYLKQLGILHLERLVPPGKIGYEAITWALAAVKSVLAGGAPDVSF
- a CDS encoding AAA family ATPase produces the protein MERIAIYGKGGIGKSTTVSNLSAALAQKGLTVMQIGCDPKSDSTINLTGGKRIPTVLEVIRDKDIATRLSDLVFTGSGGVLCVEAGGPKPGIGCAGRGIIAAFEKLAELKANDVYNPDVVIYDVLGDVVCGGFAMPIRNGYADSVCIVTSGESMSLYAADNIAAAVRSFGSRGYASLKGLILNKKGIVNEAAIVAQSAREIDTAILHTIERDPLVQQAEALHQTVIEAFPESPQARSYAALADKLFDCEKTAGRAAACV